From one Nothobranchius furzeri strain GRZ-AD chromosome 2, NfurGRZ-RIMD1, whole genome shotgun sequence genomic stretch:
- the LOC107376975 gene encoding astrocytic phosphoprotein PEA-15 — protein MAEYSSLLSDLSENITNEDLEQLKSACKEDIPEDQSNNITSSKEWFSYLEKNDKLAQDNLSYIEHIFEISRRPDLLTRVIEYRTTVLKISEDDEIDTKLTRIPSAKKYKDIIRQPSEDEIIKLAPPPKKV, from the exons ATGGCGGAGTACAGCTCTCTGCTCAGCGACCTTTCTGAAAACATTACCAACGAGGATCTGGAACAGCTCAAATCGGCCTGCAAGGAGGACATCCCAGAGGACCAGAGCAACAACATCACCTCCTCCAAGGAGTGGTTCAGCTACCTGGAGAAGAACGACAAGCTCGCCCAAG ATAACCTGTCCTACATCGAGCACATCTTTGAGATCTCACGGCGACCGGACCTGCTGACGAGGGTGATAGAGTACCGCACCACTGTTCTCAAGATCTCTGAGGATGACGAGATCGACACCAAACTTACACGCATTCCCTCTGCCAAGAAATACAAAG ACATCATCCGCCAGCCTTCTGAGGATGAAATTATCAAGTTGGCCCCTCCCCCTAAAAAGGTGTGA